aagaactttaattaatttcttagtaTATTGTCCTAAatgaactgtttttttttaaaaaaaaacaatagatgcATCAGAGGCCTCAAAGACTGCTATGTTGTTGTATAAGTTGTTTAGAgagattgttttatttattaggcCTGAAAATATTATGCATATGGTGACTGCCAATGTTTCTAATTATGTTATTGCTAGTGAGTTGTTGGTGGAAgaatttccttcaatattttgatCTCCTTGTGCTGCTCATTGCAGCAACCTCATACTCCAAGATGTTGGTAAGCTACAGTCAGTTTGTTCTATTATTGATCATGCTTCTAGTATTACAAAGTATATTTATAATCATTGCTATCCATTGCATTTAATGAGGAAGTTCACTGAAGGGAAATAAGTACTTTAGCTAGCTTATACTCACTTTGCTACTAATTTTATTACTTTGCAGAGCATTTTAGTACACAAAGATAATTTGAGAGTTATGGTGACATTTAGAGAATGGGTCTCCTCTGCTTATGCTAAAGATAATAAAGGAAAAAGGTTTATTGATATTGTGTTGATCTCTATATTTTGGGAAGAATGTGCATTAATTGTACAAATGACCGAACCATTAGCTCGAGTTCTATAAATTGTTGATAGTGATGATAAACCTACTATAGGATATTTATTCGAGGCTATCCCTTCTGCAAAAGAAGAAATGTTGAGGAGATTTCAAAGAAAAAGGACTAAGGTGCAACCTTTTCTTGACATCATTAACAATAGATAGGATGGACAATTGTATAGGAAGCTTTATGTTTGGTTGAATCTTTGATTTCAATATGATGTCAATctaatggatatatatatatatatatatatatggacttCTAGATGTTGTTGAGAAGTATGCAAATGGGAATGCAATTATGCTAAGTAAGCTTACAAGTGAAATGAAGTTTAGGAATGCAGAACATGACCTTAGTAGAGTATCCGCGAGAAATGATCGCACCTTTTTACCTCCaggtatattattattttcatattcaatgtaatttaaaaatattatcttgatataatctcacttaataattttatatatagatgaatAACGGGTGCTATAAGGAACTTGTGCTCCAAATCTCCAAAAACTAGCTATACGAGTTTTAAGTCAAACTTGTAGTTCTTCAAGATACAAGAGGAATTGGAGTATTTTTTAGCACATCCACTTTAAAAAGAGCAATCGATTGGAGCATCACAGACTTAATGACGTTCACTATAATTTGAGATTAaaacaaaagtattttcttttctctaattcttcaaagttatttatattattaagtaGCATCATTAATACTTATATTTTGtacttgaactttgattttatataaattattggaAAGGACGGaattatgatccaattaatTTTAAGGCATTTTCTAACACCGAAAATTTAGTAATAGAAGATAATCTATCATCTTTAACAACCGAAGAAGTATAAATCTTTCACCGTGATTTATCAACCATTACCATTCAAGATACTTCAAATGAAGGTAATGGAATATTTAATCCTTTAGTTATAactttgtttgaaaataaattattgtttaatatataatgtttattggttaattatgtttcaattatagatttgataaatataaatgagaTTGAAGATGAATGTGATAATGAAGATACATAGGAGTatgattatattttgatatgagGTTGGTTCAATTTCATTGACATTTGATTCCAATTTTACTCCTATAAACACCGAATAACTTAATGCCTATATTCAACCAAAGTAAATATATTGTTATGTTAGAAAAGTGTGGTCATTCAAATTACATCTTATACTTTACCATTCTCTTTTTATAATTCTACTAGTGTTAAGAGTTTAGCATGTTttcaaatcttttattttttttatgcaactgAAGATATTGATTTATGGATTTTAGTGCAAAGTGGAGTTAGGATGTTGATTCATGGATTTTAATacaaactttttattattatccttatcttttaatatctttaaattatattaaagattTGTTTATTTGAAGACAAATGCACCTTATCATCTATtgatgctaattaattatactaatatatatatatatattaatgtgatattttttttataattatgctaGTATATATGTTAATGtgacattttatattaaaacaactaTATTAATATGTGTCTTATTTTTTATCGGGGTTGATCTAGATTGACCAATAAAACCTGTCATCCAATTATTTTACTGGTCAACTACCGGTCGCATTTTATAACTACGCACCAGACATGCTATAACAATACTATTTGTTGGTCTGGCAGTGACAGCTTCGTAAATAATCCCGAAAACCACGGGGTGTTAAAGAAGGAGAGACGATCGCGACTACATTTTAGATAGATATATTAAAGGGACCCACACTCCATTTCTTTCTCCCTGTCTTTTTGTTTGCTAGCTTCTTCGATTCTATTATCACTCCCTCACTCAAGGTTTCTCTCTGCACACAGTACACAGTCAGTCACGGATACTAGCTTTggagtgagaaaaaaaactaaaatctttaGATCTGAAAGCAATAAACCTCTCCCCAAATACCCTAGCTTCCTTCAAGGACGGTCTGGGTaagcattattatttttgttgtcattTGATCTCATTTTCAgtgttgttttttgttgttttctcggATTGTCAAGAGATCTAAGTGGCTTAgaacttgttcttgttcttgattTAGTGAATGTAggaattttttactttaaaactGTTGCTgcgttttttttggttgaagtcAACATTTCCCCCCCTTTTAAACTTGAGATCTTGTTCAGACTCAAGAAATATCTAGAAATGTGCcaataagtttaattaaatcgTAATTGGTAtatgtaagtattttttttagtgaaataagCTGGCTGGTAGCTGAGAATGTCAGCAAGCAATAGGGAgaaaaaatgtcttttttttggACAAGTTTTAGTAGAATATATGTTAtttcttgtttggttttgtTAAGAAATTGGTAAAGGGCATGGTATTAATATTGTATTTAGTTCTCGTTTTGTGTTTTTATGGTTGTACAAGGTTGTCTCAATTATGCGAATGATTGTGTTAGGCTAAGCACGATTGTAGTTTTCTTCTTCAGGTCTAAACAACAACTTATTCAAGTTCagagttttattttctttctttcttttcatgtatTTTCTGAATAGCCTTGGCAAGCCGTAATTCAGTGAAAAGGATCTCTATGTTTCTGTCAATAATGTAACAGGATTGATAAATCCCATGCTTTGTCTTGTATGCTACCTAAATCTCTTTGCTTTTAAATAAAGACATGTATTGTGCGTGTTCTACTACATGTGTTAAAGCTTTGTAGTTAGTTTTCAGTGTTCTGTACTGAATGGCATTTAGAGTCGTGATGCATTTGCAATTAAACAAGTTAGGTAGTCTTTCCTCAAATGTTTCCAGAGCTTATTTTTTCAACTACCCTCACTCTATGCCTACTCCTGATCAGTCGATTGTCTTTGCAGGTGTGTATGTTTTACTTGTCTGGTAAAAGTACTTTTCCTGCAGGTCAATAAGGCAAGTTGCTTCAGTTTCCTCTCTTTCTGGAGTATCATGGTCCCATCTATGGATTACTAAATGTCTTTTGAATGCTCCGTGTAGTTGAAGTGAGGTTGCAAAATAACTTGAATGGCAGTCACGGATGCTCAAAACCCTCTTGTTGGAGAAGCAACTTGTGGCACTTTATTGCAAAAGCTCCAGGTATTTCATTTTTTGATTGTTCATGTGTATGACATGAAGAAATCATAACTTGTCCCTGATGTGGTGTAGGAAATCTGGGATGAGGTTGGTGAAAGTGATGAGGATCGGGACAAGATGCTTATTCAAATAGAACAAGAGTGCTTGGATGTGTACAAGAAGAAAGTTGAGCAGGCTGCAAAGTCGAGGGTACAGCTTCTTGAGGCCTTATCAGATGCCAAAATTGAACTTGCCCGTCTTCTATCAGCCCTTGGAGAAAAAAGTTTTGCAGGAATTGTGAGTGGTTTATTTGACTTCGTCTTGTATGGTCCGCTTAAGCATAAGTCTAAAGTGTGTATTATGGTGATGTGTTGATGCAAAACTCCTCGTGGTAATGAACTGTGAAAGCTGGCTCCTCATGGCTTTCCTTGGTTTTAATTTCAGCCTGAGAAGACTTCAGGAACAATCAAGGAACAACTTGCAGCTATAGCACCAGCACTTGAACAGCTGTGGGAACAGAAAGCTGAGAGAGTGAAGGAGTTTTCTGACGTACATTCACAGATTCAGAAAATATGTGGTGAAATTGCTGGGAACTTAAATATCAATGATGCTCCTGCAGTTGATGAAGCTGACTTATCCCTAAAGAAGTTAGATGAATATCATGCCCAACTTCAAGAGcttcaaaaggaaaaggtaaatCTCTCTATTTGGGTAATGGTGCATCATATAATTTCTAGCTTTCTAGATCTGTCAAGTTAATCGTTAACTGCTAATTTTAAATTGTAGAGTGGTAGGTTGCACAAGGTCCTTGAATTTGTAAGCAGTGTGCATGACCTCTGTGCTGTCCTCGGGATGGACTTCTTCAGTACGGTAACTGATGTTCATCCAAGCTTAATTGACTCAACTGGTGCGCAATCAAAAAGTATTAGCAATGATACATTAGCAAGGCTGGCTAAGACAGTCTTAGCGTTAAAAGAAGATAAGAAGCAACGGCTTCATAAGGTAAGTCTTTTGGCATTGTAGTTTTTCTGCTAGGGAGAATATATTTTCCTTTGTACATTTTCACATGAACCTAAGCACATAAGACTTTTGTACTAATTGAGAGCCTTAACCAAATGATGATCCTGTAGATCAATCCATAGCATAAAGATATTCTGTGATGAAGAAATGGGATatcaatttttacatttttaaacagAAAAATTATTATGCTATATCAGGACCCTATTTCctcaaggctttttttttttgtgtgttgttGTTAAATAAGTTTATCTTGTGAACTAAATGTGTCTGCTTGATGTTTTCTGAAAACTGCATTCTTAATTAATACTTGTAATTCAGATATATTCTTTCAACAGTAGGGAAAACGTTGTTTTGCATCATATTTCTGTTTGACatcttcaaaacatataaaacaagTATTGTTTCCTCTAAATTTgtactttataattattttatagcacCAGTATAATTTGTATAACATCCAAAGGGAACAAAGTCtaaattttcttttgtaaaatgAAGTGTCACAATGGATATATTTTTTGCTGCATGTGCTTGATTTGAACCACATCCTTCTGTTCTCCACTAAGATTCATAATAtctttgatttatatcttcctACCACAGCTTCAAGAGCTGACAAATCAACTTATTGACCTGTGGAATCTGATGGATACTCCAATGGAAGAAAGGAAATTGTTTGACCATGTAACCTGTAACATGTTGGCTTCAGTTGATGAAGTGGCTGCACCAGGAGCTCTGGCGCTGGATCTGATTGAGCAGGTATTTGAATTCTGCAAGTAAATATACCTGCAAGGTTGAATAACTGTGAAAGctgcatactttttttttttttttttgtgaaaactcTGAAAGTTGAATACTGATTTTACCATTACTTGCTTTTAAGGCTGAGGTTGAAGTTGAAAGGCTTGATCAATTGAAAGCCAGCAGGATGAAAGAAATTGCCTTCAGAAAGCAAGCAGAGCTTGAAGAGATATATGTCCATGCTCATATAGAGATAGATCCAGAGGCTGCTCGAGAAAAGATTATGACTCTCATTGATTCTGGAAATGTTGAGCCTACTGAGTTACTGGCTGACATGGACAATCAGATATCAAGAGCCAAAGAAGAAGCTCTAAGCAGAAAAGAAATTTTGGATAAGGTCGAGAAATGGATGTCAGCATGTGAGGAAGAGAGTTGGCTAGAAGACTACAATCGGGTATTTTGATCTCTCTCCTTCAATGTGACATACTGTCACTGCTGATTTGAGAATTTCAATGATCACTTCCAAGAGATCTCTCCACTGCTTTCCTGGTACAGTGGTAGGGCATGTCATTGTTTTAGGGAGGGCTGTTGATGATACATATACTTTATAGATGCGTGGGGgcattaatagaaaaaaaatatttcaagtgaTGAAGGGCCATGGCCTCTCAGGTCCCCCAAGAAATTCCTGCATTGGGAGCTGATCTATAGATCCCCTTATATGTGGGAAATATTTGTTTCTCTGCATACACTTGTTTTGTTTGGCAGATAATAGGTTTATGTCAGTGATCTTGCTTgctgatgtttttattttatctaattgtGTAATCACGTTTGCCTAGTAACAGGATATCTCTGTCCCCTGGTTTTCTTTCACAGATAATAGGTTTATGTGATTGATCTTGCTTGCTGATGTTTTTATCTTGTCTAATTGTGCATTCCACATTTGCCTAGTAGCAGGACAACTGTCTCATTTTGACATTATATGACTGGAAAAACTCGAGTCC
This genomic interval from Populus alba chromosome 1, ASM523922v2, whole genome shotgun sequence contains the following:
- the LOC118056837 gene encoding 65-kDa microtubule-associated protein 1; amino-acid sequence: MAVTDAQNPLVGEATCGTLLQKLQEIWDEVGESDEDRDKMLIQIEQECLDVYKKKVEQAAKSRVQLLEALSDAKIELARLLSALGEKSFAGIPEKTSGTIKEQLAAIAPALEQLWEQKAERVKEFSDVHSQIQKICGEIAGNLNINDAPAVDEADLSLKKLDEYHAQLQELQKEKSGRLHKVLEFVSSVHDLCAVLGMDFFSTVTDVHPSLIDSTGAQSKSISNDTLARLAKTVLALKEDKKQRLHKLQELTNQLIDLWNLMDTPMEERKLFDHVTCNMLASVDEVAAPGALALDLIEQAEVEVERLDQLKASRMKEIAFRKQAELEEIYVHAHIEIDPEAAREKIMTLIDSGNVEPTELLADMDNQISRAKEEALSRKEILDKVEKWMSACEEESWLEDYNRDENRYNASRGAHLNLKRAEKARILVNKIPALVDTLVAKTRAWEEDRGIQFAYDGVPLLAMLDEYAMLRQEREEEKRRMRDQKKFHEQQNTEQDAIFSARPSPARPVGTKKVVGPRANGSANGTPSRRLSLNSHQNGSSSATKGGRRDNRLSAPVNYVSISKDDAASHFSGTDTVSASP